Proteins from a single region of Novosphingobium sp. CECT 9465:
- a CDS encoding [protein-PII] uridylyltransferase: MMLPRIANQRAIVDRRALADAIASVFAEQGDKSRPAVVDLLRGALESGRTEIARRLEAKPSAGTDSAQAQAFLVDQLVRVIYDHIVGRVYRASNRSTGERIAVLAVGGYGRGEMAPHSDVDIAFVTPTRPTSWCEQVIEAMLYYMWDLGLKVGQSSRSLDEVVRMARSDLTIRTALLEGRYVWGDRELYDEASRRFWAEVVTGTEKQFVAEKLEERNERHKKLGDSRYVVEPNVKEGKGGLRDLHALYWIGKYIHKVRDASELVDVGLLTAEEYRAFRRAENFFWAVRCHLHTITNRAEDRLTFDLQREVATRMNFADRPGKSAVERFMQYFFLQAKQVGSLTGVFLAQLDGQFAGQKRGFFAALRKRRRKKVGPFLIDGGKLAVPSDETFREDPVRLVELFAVAAAEQVDIHPEAMRIARRDAVLIDAAVRRDARANALFMDVLTSRNDPETVLRWMNEAGVFGRFVPDFGRVIAQMQFDMYHHYTVDEHTIRAIGLLALIEKGEAKLEHPLASEVVSKVASRRVLYMATLLHDIAKGRRGDHSVLGAEVAMKLCPRLGMSAAETELVAWLVRWHLLMSATAFKRDLADYKTIADFVNTVQSQERLRLLLILTVVDIRAVGPGVWNSWKRQLLGDLFVSAEEMLRLGHKTHGRAERIIAKKQAVGALLKERDALIGTVGKQLGDAYWIAEPEDIIALNLQQMDTALGEPLSVEAHWYPARGATLVTVLAADHPGLFYRIAGGIHLAGGNIIDARIHTARNGTAVDNFLVQDPLGRPLNEASQIARLKNAIADALANRVKLLPQLAARPLARPRADAFDVRPIVIFDNKASNRFTVIEVGARDRPALLSTLARTLFEARLVVHSAHIATYGERAVDTFYVTDVLGEKIDNEARMKAIEKKLLEAAEERKVKVAA, encoded by the coding sequence ATGATGCTTCCCCGGATTGCCAACCAGCGCGCCATTGTCGATCGCCGTGCGCTCGCCGATGCCATCGCATCGGTCTTTGCCGAACAGGGCGATAAATCGCGGCCTGCGGTGGTGGACCTGCTGCGCGGTGCGCTCGAATCCGGGCGTACCGAAATCGCGCGACGGCTGGAGGCCAAGCCATCGGCGGGGACAGATTCCGCGCAGGCGCAGGCATTCCTCGTCGATCAACTGGTGCGGGTGATCTACGATCACATCGTCGGACGGGTCTATCGTGCCAGCAATCGTTCCACTGGCGAACGCATCGCCGTGCTGGCCGTGGGCGGTTACGGGCGCGGGGAAATGGCGCCGCATTCCGACGTGGACATAGCCTTCGTCACACCGACCAGGCCGACATCATGGTGCGAGCAGGTCATCGAGGCGATGCTTTACTACATGTGGGACCTTGGCCTTAAAGTGGGCCAGTCGAGCCGCTCGCTCGACGAAGTGGTCCGCATGGCCCGGAGCGATCTGACGATCCGCACAGCGCTGCTCGAAGGGCGCTATGTCTGGGGCGACCGTGAATTGTATGACGAAGCCTCGCGCCGGTTCTGGGCCGAGGTCGTGACGGGCACGGAAAAGCAGTTCGTTGCCGAAAAGCTGGAGGAGCGCAACGAGCGCCACAAGAAGCTGGGCGACAGCCGCTATGTGGTCGAACCCAATGTCAAGGAAGGCAAGGGGGGCCTGCGCGATCTCCACGCGCTCTATTGGATCGGCAAGTATATCCACAAGGTTCGCGATGCTTCGGAACTGGTCGATGTGGGCCTGCTGACAGCCGAAGAGTATCGCGCGTTTCGCCGCGCCGAGAACTTCTTCTGGGCGGTGCGCTGCCACCTGCACACGATCACCAACCGCGCAGAGGACCGGCTGACCTTCGATCTCCAGCGCGAAGTTGCCACGCGCATGAACTTTGCCGATCGCCCTGGAAAGAGCGCGGTCGAACGGTTCATGCAATACTTCTTCCTGCAGGCAAAGCAGGTGGGATCGCTGACCGGGGTGTTCCTGGCGCAACTGGACGGCCAGTTTGCCGGGCAGAAGCGCGGGTTCTTTGCCGCCTTGCGCAAGCGGCGGCGCAAGAAGGTGGGACCGTTCCTGATCGATGGCGGCAAGCTGGCCGTGCCCTCGGACGAAACTTTTCGCGAAGACCCGGTCCGGCTGGTCGAACTGTTCGCCGTGGCCGCCGCCGAGCAGGTCGACATTCATCCCGAAGCGATGCGGATCGCCCGGCGCGATGCCGTGCTGATCGATGCCGCAGTGCGCAGGGACGCGCGGGCGAACGCGCTGTTCATGGACGTGCTGACCAGCCGCAACGATCCCGAAACGGTGCTGCGCTGGATGAACGAGGCGGGCGTGTTCGGACGGTTCGTGCCCGATTTCGGTCGCGTGATCGCGCAGATGCAGTTCGACATGTACCACCACTATACGGTGGACGAACACACGATCCGCGCGATCGGGCTGCTGGCGTTGATCGAGAAGGGCGAGGCCAAACTGGAGCATCCGCTTGCCAGCGAAGTCGTGTCCAAGGTGGCCTCGCGCCGGGTGCTCTACATGGCAACGCTGCTGCACGATATCGCCAAGGGGCGGCGCGGCGATCATTCTGTCCTGGGCGCGGAAGTGGCGATGAAACTCTGCCCGCGGCTGGGCATGTCAGCGGCGGAAACGGAACTCGTGGCCTGGCTGGTCCGCTGGCACCTGCTGATGAGCGCCACCGCATTCAAGCGCGACCTTGCCGATTACAAGACCATCGCCGATTTCGTGAACACGGTGCAAAGCCAGGAACGCCTGCGCCTGCTGTTGATCCTGACCGTGGTGGATATCCGCGCGGTGGGGCCGGGGGTGTGGAATTCATGGAAGCGCCAGTTGCTTGGCGATCTGTTCGTCTCGGCCGAGGAAATGCTGCGGCTGGGCCACAAGACGCACGGCCGCGCCGAACGCATCATCGCCAAGAAGCAGGCAGTGGGCGCGCTGCTCAAGGAACGGGACGCGCTGATCGGCACGGTTGGCAAGCAACTGGGCGATGCCTACTGGATCGCCGAACCCGAAGACATCATCGCGCTGAACCTGCAACAGATGGACACCGCGCTGGGCGAACCGCTGTCAGTTGAAGCGCACTGGTATCCGGCCCGCGGGGCCACGCTGGTCACTGTGCTGGCGGCGGACCATCCGGGCCTGTTCTACCGCATTGCAGGGGGCATTCACCTGGCCGGCGGCAACATCATCGATGCGCGCATCCACACCGCGCGCAATGGCACCGCAGTCGACAACTTCCTGGTGCAGGACCCGCTGGGGCGCCCGCTCAACGAAGCCAGCCAGATCGCGCGGCTCAAGAACGCGATTGCCGATGCGCTGGCCAACCGCGTGAAACTGCTGCCGCAACTGGCGGCGCGTCCGCTGGCCCGCCCGCGCGCCGATGCGTTTGACGTGCGCCCGATCGTGATTTTCGACAACAAGGCCTCGAACCGCTTCACCGTGATCGAAGTGGGCGCGCGCGACCGGCCTGCCCTGCTCAGCACGCTGGCACGGACGCTGTTCGAGGCGCGGCTTGTGGTCCATTCGGCCCACATCGCCACTTACGGCGAACGCGCGGTTGATACGTTCTATGTCACCGATGTGCTGGGCGAAAAGATCGACAACGAAGCGCGCATGAAGGCCATCGAGAAAAAGCTGCTGGAGGCGGCGGAAGAGCGCAAGGTCAAAGTGGCCGCCTGA
- a CDS encoding class I adenylate-forming enzyme family protein, which translates to MKTQLDHAMDRTFDALTAEGAMFQTVPIKRFGRDVPMIAAAPPHLPAYFAYFCATHADKTFIVEGDVRLTFAEIYKAARHVAGGLVEGLGVQKGDRIGIAARNSSNWVVAYMAVLMAGGCVTLLNGWWQGEELADGIDLVDCRYVIADVSRAKRIEGHAHRATVLTIHHDCGYEQGLAALLAQGGGMATILPDLTGDDLATVLFTSGSTGVAKGALSDHRSVVQGAMSFVVQTAGVLAIMTAQGNGPPAGTQPTTLVSLPLFHVTGEVNVLLQSFAIGRKLVMMAKWDAVEAMTLIEREKATYFVGVPLMSFEIATHPDRDRFDLSTCVSFAAGGAPRPVEHVDRIRKALPHAFPLLGYGLTETNAVGCGNLNENYLAKPGSTGTASRPLVDLAILDDAGKPLPQGETGEVSIRSITNFIGYWGDEKATREAVTEDGYFRSGDLGYLDPEGYLFIVDRKKDIIIRGGENISCIEVESAIHAHPCIAEVSVFGLPDERFGEVPAAVYLAKEGCSASEEELMAFLQVHVAPFKIPVRMWEVHQPLPRLGTEKVDKRALRDLYTRQWLATQSA; encoded by the coding sequence ATGAAGACCCAACTGGACCATGCCATGGACCGCACGTTCGATGCGCTGACGGCAGAGGGCGCAATGTTCCAAACGGTTCCGATAAAGCGGTTCGGGCGCGACGTGCCGATGATCGCGGCTGCACCGCCACACCTGCCTGCCTATTTTGCCTATTTCTGCGCGACTCATGCTGACAAGACGTTCATCGTTGAAGGTGACGTGCGCCTGACCTTCGCCGAAATCTACAAGGCCGCGCGCCACGTTGCGGGCGGGCTGGTCGAAGGACTGGGCGTGCAGAAGGGGGATCGTATCGGCATCGCCGCGCGCAATTCGTCGAATTGGGTGGTTGCCTACATGGCGGTGCTGATGGCGGGCGGATGTGTGACGCTGCTGAACGGCTGGTGGCAGGGTGAGGAACTGGCAGACGGCATCGATCTGGTCGATTGCCGGTATGTGATTGCCGATGTGTCGCGGGCAAAGCGCATTGAAGGTCATGCCCATCGTGCAACCGTGCTGACGATCCATCACGATTGCGGGTACGAGCAGGGGCTTGCCGCGCTGCTGGCGCAGGGCGGTGGCATGGCCACGATCCTGCCCGACCTGACCGGCGACGATCTGGCAACGGTATTGTTCACATCCGGCTCCACTGGTGTCGCAAAGGGCGCTTTGTCCGATCATCGCAGTGTGGTGCAGGGCGCGATGAGTTTCGTGGTCCAGACCGCAGGCGTACTGGCGATCATGACCGCGCAGGGGAATGGGCCGCCGGCGGGCACGCAGCCGACCACGCTGGTCAGCCTGCCGCTGTTTCATGTTACTGGGGAGGTCAACGTCCTGCTGCAATCCTTCGCCATTGGCCGCAAGCTGGTGATGATGGCAAAGTGGGACGCGGTCGAGGCCATGACGCTGATCGAGCGCGAGAAGGCGACGTATTTCGTCGGCGTACCTTTGATGAGCTTTGAGATTGCCACTCACCCTGACCGCGACAGGTTCGACCTTTCGACATGCGTTTCCTTCGCCGCAGGCGGCGCACCGCGCCCGGTCGAGCATGTCGATCGCATCCGCAAGGCACTGCCCCATGCGTTTCCGCTGCTGGGCTATGGGCTGACCGAAACCAATGCGGTGGGCTGCGGCAACCTGAACGAGAATTATCTGGCCAAGCCCGGCAGCACCGGCACCGCATCGCGCCCGCTGGTGGACCTGGCCATCCTGGACGATGCCGGCAAGCCGCTGCCACAAGGCGAGACCGGCGAAGTTTCGATCCGGTCGATCACCAATTTCATCGGCTACTGGGGTGACGAGAAGGCCACGCGTGAGGCGGTTACCGAGGATGGCTACTTCCGCTCCGGCGACCTTGGCTATCTTGACCCTGAAGGATACCTCTTCATTGTCGATCGCAAGAAGGACATCATCATCCGGGGCGGTGAGAACATCAGCTGCATCGAAGTGGAAAGCGCGATTCACGCGCATCCCTGCATCGCCGAAGTGAGCGTGTTCGGTCTTCCCGATGAACGGTTCGGTGAAGTGCCGGCGGCGGTGTACCTTGCCAAGGAAGGTTGCTCTGCCAGCGAGGAGGAACTGATGGCATTCCTTCAGGTGCATGTCGCGCCTTTCAAGATACCGGTTCGCATGTGGGAAGTTCATCAACCTTTGCCGAGGCTTGGCACGGAAAAGGTGGACAAGCGGGCATTGCGCGATCTTTACACCCGCCAATGGCTGGCCACGCAATCCGCCTGA
- the lgt gene encoding prolipoprotein diacylglyceryl transferase, with amino-acid sequence MSLLSTATALAVASASDTAVSGPLRWVDLGVSPIALDLGFFALKWYSLAYLAGIILGYWHLSKMVRQPGSPMAQRHADDLFFYATLGIILGGRLGYAMFYAPELLTEPQNLLKLWEGGMSFHGGLIGVVLAIAWVSWRAGLNFVRVCDYIAVCVPFGLLFGRLANFMNGELWGREAGPGVAWAMVFPGGGPIARHPSQLYEAALEGLLLMIVLLALFWKTRARWRTGLLVGTFTLGYALARFTVEFFREPDAQLQDFARQTGLSMGQWLTVPMMAVGLFFLIRALIGKPLSAAAGTTPGTPAA; translated from the coding sequence CTGTCACTACTGTCAACAGCAACGGCGCTTGCCGTAGCGTCTGCGTCCGACACCGCGGTTTCCGGGCCTTTGCGCTGGGTGGATCTGGGCGTGTCGCCGATCGCGCTGGACCTCGGCTTCTTCGCCCTGAAATGGTATTCGCTCGCGTATCTGGCCGGAATCATCCTGGGATACTGGCACTTGTCCAAGATGGTCCGCCAGCCCGGATCACCTATGGCACAACGCCACGCCGACGATCTTTTCTTCTATGCCACGCTCGGCATCATCCTTGGCGGAAGGCTTGGCTATGCCATGTTCTATGCGCCGGAACTGCTGACGGAACCGCAGAACCTGCTCAAGCTGTGGGAAGGCGGGATGAGCTTCCATGGCGGCCTCATCGGCGTGGTTCTGGCCATCGCATGGGTTTCATGGCGGGCCGGGCTGAACTTCGTGCGCGTGTGTGATTATATCGCGGTCTGCGTACCCTTCGGCCTGCTGTTCGGCCGCCTGGCCAATTTCATGAACGGTGAACTGTGGGGGCGCGAGGCCGGGCCGGGCGTGGCATGGGCGATGGTGTTCCCCGGTGGTGGGCCGATCGCGCGCCACCCCAGCCAGCTCTACGAAGCGGCGCTCGAAGGCCTTTTGCTGATGATCGTTCTGCTTGCGCTGTTCTGGAAAACCAGGGCGCGCTGGCGCACCGGGCTGCTCGTCGGCACCTTCACGCTCGGTTATGCCCTCGCCCGCTTCACGGTAGAATTCTTTCGCGAACCCGATGCGCAATTGCAGGACTTCGCCCGGCAGACCGGCCTTTCGATGGGCCAGTGGCTGACCGTGCCGATGATGGCGGTGGGCCTGTTCTTCCTGATTCGCGCGCTGATCGGCAAGCCGCTGTCCGCCGCCGCAGGGACCACGCCCGGAACGCCTGCTGCGTGA
- a CDS encoding class I SAM-dependent methyltransferase, which produces MNSPLLDTFKRLIANTGPISIAHYMAESNARYYSSRDPFGVGGDFITAPEISQMFGELIGLWLADIWIRAGRPEPVHYVELGPGRGTLARDALGAAKRYGLVPKTHFVETSTALKSLQLQLHPQALWHADLSTLPTDGALLIVANEFLDALPVRQLVRMATGWRERMVGLDEGRLVPIAGTQPMDTVVPPALRDAAEGTILETSPASAAVLYEVAGRLESQGGAALFIDYGHDEPRFGSSLQAVRDHRKVDVFASPGEADLTAHVDFSALASIARSRGVRWLGTVEQGRWLRALGIEARADALAAFSPGHAAAIHAARERLTGEGQMGALFKVMGLAAPTWPDGAGF; this is translated from the coding sequence GTGAACTCCCCACTGCTCGATACCTTCAAGCGACTGATCGCCAACACCGGACCGATCAGCATCGCGCACTACATGGCCGAATCGAACGCGCGCTACTATTCCAGCCGCGATCCCTTCGGCGTGGGCGGCGATTTCATCACCGCGCCGGAAATCAGCCAGATGTTCGGCGAACTGATCGGCCTGTGGCTGGCCGACATCTGGATTCGCGCGGGCCGCCCCGAACCTGTCCATTATGTCGAACTCGGCCCTGGACGCGGCACCCTGGCGCGCGATGCACTGGGCGCGGCAAAGCGCTATGGCCTTGTCCCGAAAACGCATTTCGTCGAAACCAGCACTGCGCTCAAATCGCTGCAACTGCAATTGCACCCTCAGGCATTGTGGCATGCAGACCTTTCGACCTTGCCCACCGATGGCGCGTTGCTGATCGTCGCCAACGAATTTCTCGATGCCCTGCCCGTTCGCCAACTCGTCCGCATGGCCACCGGCTGGCGCGAACGCATGGTCGGGCTGGATGAGGGGCGCCTTGTCCCCATCGCAGGCACGCAGCCGATGGACACAGTGGTCCCGCCAGCGCTGCGCGATGCTGCAGAAGGCACCATCCTCGAAACGTCGCCGGCCTCCGCCGCCGTGCTTTATGAAGTCGCCGGAAGGCTCGAAAGCCAGGGCGGTGCCGCCCTGTTCATCGACTATGGCCACGACGAGCCACGCTTCGGCTCATCGCTTCAGGCCGTGCGCGATCATCGCAAAGTCGATGTCTTCGCCAGCCCCGGCGAGGCTGACCTGACGGCCCATGTGGATTTTTCGGCGCTTGCATCCATTGCCCGGTCGCGGGGGGTGCGCTGGCTCGGTACGGTAGAGCAAGGACGCTGGCTTCGCGCTCTGGGCATCGAAGCGCGGGCTGATGCGCTCGCCGCTTTTTCGCCGGGCCATGCCGCCGCAATCCACGCCGCGCGCGAACGGTTGACCGGCGAAGGCCAGATGGGCGCGCTGTTCAAGGTCATGGGACTCGCAGCGCCGACATGGCCCGATGGCGCCGGATTCTAG
- the petA gene encoding ubiquinol-cytochrome c reductase iron-sulfur subunit has protein sequence MADEASIDTPGVTGEGVRRRDFINIAAVSFAGVGGAAVILPLVSQMAPSADVLAQSSTEIDISAIQTGQAIKAVFRKQPVFIRNLTPEEIASADKVDAASLRDPQTLEERTKEGKTNWLITMGVCTHLGCVPLGAGEGEVKGEFGGYFCPCHGSHYDTAARIRKGPAPKNLEVPEYSFISDTVVKIG, from the coding sequence ATGGCTGATGAGGCGAGCATCGACACTCCGGGCGTAACCGGAGAGGGCGTGCGCCGACGCGATTTCATCAATATCGCGGCGGTGAGTTTTGCGGGTGTGGGCGGTGCTGCCGTTATCCTCCCGCTGGTTAGTCAGATGGCGCCTTCGGCGGACGTGCTGGCGCAAAGCTCGACGGAGATCGACATTTCGGCGATCCAGACGGGCCAGGCGATCAAGGCCGTGTTCCGCAAGCAGCCGGTGTTCATCCGCAACCTGACCCCGGAAGAAATCGCGTCGGCCGACAAGGTCGATGCAGCATCGCTGCGCGATCCGCAGACGCTGGAAGAACGCACCAAGGAAGGCAAGACCAACTGGCTCATCACCATGGGCGTCTGCACCCACCTCGGCTGTGTGCCGTTGGGCGCTGGCGAAGGTGAAGTGAAGGGCGAGTTCGGCGGTTACTTCTGCCCCTGCCATGGTTCGCACTACGATACCGCAGCGCGCATCCGCAAAGGCCCGGCCCCCAAGAACCTTGAGGTGCCCGAATATTCATTCATCTCCGACACTGTCGTGAAGATCGGCTGA
- a CDS encoding cytochrome b N-terminal domain-containing protein codes for MSFPWANEYKPAFGLTQWLDEKLPLPRFVYNAVGAGYPVPRNLNYMWNFGVLAGFCLVLQIVTGVILAMHYAANAGVAFDSVEHIMRDVNWGWMMRYAHANGASAFFVVVYLHIFRGFFYSSYKAPREMIWLLGVVIFLLMMATAFMGYVLPWGQMSFWGAKVITGLFGAIPVVGEPIQIWLLGGFAPDNASLNRFFSLHFLLPFVIAGVIILHIWALHIPGSSNPTGVEVKTESDTVPFHPYYTAKDGFGLGIFLLIYCAILFFAPNALGHPDNYIPANPLSTPAHIVPEWYFYPFYAILRAFTYDFFFIPAKLMGVLAMFGSILVWFFLPWLDTSPVRSGHYRPLFRKFFWFGLIPTMAVLFYCGGAPAAEPYVMISQIAAVYYFAHFLIILPLVSSIEKPEPLPFSITESVLGKDESAVLNANPAA; via the coding sequence ATGAGCTTTCCCTGGGCGAACGAATACAAGCCGGCCTTTGGCCTGACGCAGTGGCTGGACGAAAAGCTGCCGCTGCCGCGCTTCGTATATAACGCGGTCGGCGCCGGTTACCCGGTGCCCCGCAACCTCAACTACATGTGGAACTTCGGCGTTCTTGCCGGTTTCTGCCTGGTTCTCCAGATCGTCACCGGCGTCATCCTTGCGATGCACTATGCCGCAAACGCTGGCGTGGCATTCGATTCGGTCGAACACATCATGCGCGACGTGAACTGGGGCTGGATGATGCGCTATGCGCACGCCAACGGTGCCTCGGCGTTCTTCGTCGTCGTTTACCTGCACATCTTCCGCGGCTTCTTCTATTCGTCGTACAAGGCCCCGCGCGAGATGATCTGGCTGCTCGGCGTCGTGATCTTCCTGCTGATGATGGCCACCGCCTTCATGGGCTATGTGCTGCCGTGGGGCCAGATGTCGTTCTGGGGTGCCAAGGTCATCACCGGCCTGTTCGGCGCGATCCCGGTTGTCGGCGAACCGATCCAGATCTGGCTGCTCGGCGGTTTTGCCCCCGATAACGCCTCGCTGAACCGCTTCTTCTCGCTCCACTTCCTGCTGCCCTTCGTGATTGCCGGTGTCATCATCCTGCACATCTGGGCGCTGCACATCCCTGGTTCGTCCAACCCGACCGGCGTTGAAGTGAAGACCGAAAGCGATACTGTTCCGTTCCATCCGTACTACACGGCAAAGGACGGCTTCGGCCTTGGCATCTTCCTGCTGATCTACTGCGCGATCCTGTTCTTCGCACCGAACGCGCTGGGCCACCCGGACAACTACATCCCGGCCAATCCGCTGTCGACGCCAGCGCACATCGTTCCTGAATGGTATTTCTATCCATTCTACGCGATCCTGCGCGCCTTCACGTATGACTTCTTCTTCATCCCGGCCAAGCTGATGGGCGTACTCGCCATGTTCGGCTCGATCCTGGTTTGGTTCTTCCTGCCCTGGCTGGATACCTCGCCGGTCCGTTCGGGCCACTACCGTCCGCTGTTCCGCAAGTTCTTCTGGTTCGGTCTGATCCCGACCATGGCAGTCTTGTTCTACTGCGGCGGCGCACCGGCTGCAGAACCATACGTGATGATCAGCCAGATTGCTGCCGTCTACTACTTCGCGCACTTCCTCATCATTCTCCCGCTCGTTTCCTCGATCGAAAAGCCGGAACCACTTCCGTTCTCGATCACCGAATCCGTGCTGGGCAAGGATGAGAGCGCAGTGCTCAACGCCAACCCTGCTGCCTGA
- a CDS encoding cytochrome c1, with protein MVRLFGPLVGLFFAVALLWSFGNGAYTAITEPAAATAEHEFHLLPKKVHFASDGAFGKFDKAQLQRGFQVYKEVCATCHSLKHVAFRDLAALGYSEAEVKAIAKQWGTKQPTFDPKSGERAERDNIASDYIPMVYYAGQGSPPDLSLITKARHDGGAYVASLLTGYQDQPAELLKKFPDAKTPDGLYYNPYFANLNLSMPAPLTGEGQVTYSDGTKATVDQMSQDVSAFLIWTAEPKLDKRKQTGWAVLGFLLAATVLAYLAKKNIWADKH; from the coding sequence ATGGTCCGTCTTTTTGGCCCCCTGGTAGGCCTGTTCTTCGCCGTCGCGCTGCTCTGGTCGTTCGGCAACGGCGCCTACACCGCGATTACGGAACCCGCTGCCGCCACGGCAGAGCACGAGTTCCATCTCCTCCCCAAGAAGGTACACTTCGCCAGCGATGGTGCCTTCGGCAAGTTTGACAAGGCGCAGCTTCAGCGCGGCTTCCAAGTCTACAAGGAAGTCTGCGCCACCTGCCACTCGCTCAAGCACGTCGCTTTCCGCGATCTGGCCGCCCTCGGCTACTCGGAAGCCGAAGTAAAGGCGATTGCCAAGCAGTGGGGCACCAAGCAGCCAACCTTCGATCCGAAGAGCGGCGAACGGGCCGAGCGTGACAACATCGCATCGGACTATATCCCGATGGTGTATTACGCAGGCCAGGGCAGCCCGCCCGACCTGTCGCTGATCACCAAGGCGCGTCACGATGGCGGAGCTTACGTTGCCTCGCTGCTGACCGGCTATCAGGACCAGCCGGCCGAACTTCTCAAGAAGTTCCCGGACGCCAAGACGCCCGATGGCCTCTACTACAATCCCTACTTTGCCAACCTGAACCTCTCCATGCCCGCACCGCTGACCGGTGAAGGCCAGGTGACCTATTCGGATGGCACGAAGGCCACGGTTGACCAAATGTCGCAGGATGTTTCTGCGTTCCTCATCTGGACCGCAGAACCGAAGCTGGACAAGCGCAAGCAGACCGGCTGGGCTGTCCTCGGCTTCCTTCTGGCAGCCACGGTCCTCGCCTACCTCGCAAAGAAGAACATCTGGGCCGACAAGCACTGA